One Arachis hypogaea cultivar Tifrunner chromosome 18, arahy.Tifrunner.gnm2.J5K5, whole genome shotgun sequence genomic window, ttttcccaataaaaataacaagtattattcattttaaatttgataacaTTTGCAAGATTTATGAGATACATATCATACTACCGATCAAATTTATTCCATTGACATGCATCTCTTAGAGCCAAATTCCAGTCAGATCTAAAAATCTTTTGAAGAAGAGgccaaaaattaaatatttatataattaaatattatattatataattgataatattattttttattattattatttttaataaaaaattattaataagtgttatattaaaataaaaattctactaaaaataataattttatgtttgatatcatttataataactaaaattttaatttttatcctttattattATAAAGAATATAACATGAATAATATAGATTAGTTAttctgatattttttatatatacatttaaaataaattaatgaataaaatatgttattattttaatatcataaaaaaaataaatatatttaaaagttaagaaaaaaatttaaaaaatagaaggaacaattaaagaaaaagaattcatcaaaataaattactaatgaaaaaataaagaataaaattaaaggaacaattaaaaaagatttattgATCAAAATAGTTAgcctaaaaatataatatattattaatatttaaaatgtaaTAATTAGAATTTGAGCCCAAGTCATAAGACAACAAAAATATTCTAATTAATCATTAAACTAATaactcaattttaaaattaaatgtattatcatataattatagaaattttaaaattttttagaaactaTGACCCTAACTCCAATTAATAATCCTTTGacattaaaaaatccaaaattcaaGAATTGAAATTCaatcctttaatttttttatttttattttttatacattagtaatatataataaaactTGAAACTGAAATTTCATATGGCCTGACAAATTGAAATATTAAATTGACACATTTCACACTCCAATTGTACATTATTCTAAATACTTCCCGAATTTCTTTAGTTCATTTAGTTTCATcctttctaaaaataattaaattcataATAAAATTAGATTGATTGAATGGTTAATTTATTTGTCtgcataaataaatattaaaataagtttaaattttatcttaattaaatGGTTAATTCACTTATTCTAAATTTATTGAGTTAGAAAATActgtaaaaaattaacaataatgatTTGGTTATATAATACGTGTGGAATGGCAGCTTCAGAAGACAATCCAGGCCTATATGACTGAGGCCAAATGGTTGAATAACAAGTATATACCAACAATAGCAGAACACTTACAGATATCAACATTATCATCTACTTATTCATTTCTCGTGACAAGTTCTTACATTGGCATGGAAGATATCGCCATAGAAGACATCTTCAAATGGGTAACAAGTAAACCCAAAATTGTTAGAGCTTCCACAATTATTTGCAGGTTCATGGATGACATTGTCTCTAATGAGGTATATTTATGTGCAATATACAAACACAACATAAAAGTTTAACTATCAtattaggtatatatatataataattagttattcgtatatataaaatatatattaaaatataaaatatacattaaaaataaatttaaaaaatatatatttatactaaaaataataatagaaagacagtaatttaaaattattttatttaatttaacatctaaaattttatatatgcatttataattACAtacttattatatttaaaattatccaTTTATTTTAaccataattaaaaatataaaataataaaaaaaaactttgaactattttaaattgatttttattgtctttcaaatattttttgttatacaAATAAATATATAGTGCTGACTTTTGTGTGCATATTGTATTTTTGAAAGttcaatttatattataattgaattttaatgtataatttttttctgaattttttcctTATTATTTAGTCATGTGaaagttattttaaaaactaaatctcatTGAATAGTTTGAACAAGAAAGAGAACATGTTACCTCAATAATAGAATGCTATATGAGAGATTATGGTGTATCTAAAGAAGAAGCCATTCAAGAATTGCAAAAGGGAGTCACAGATGCTTGGAAGGATATAAATGAGGAATGCCTCAAGCCAACCAAAGTTCCAATGTTATTTCTAACGCGTGTTGTGAACATGGCACGATTTATTGATGTGATGTACAAAGATGAAGATTGCTACACTCATGCTGAAGGAAAAATGAAGGAATGCATTCAAGCTTTAATTGTTGATTCGGTGCCAATCAATAATATGAGAAAGAAGGATATGAAACCTTTTATATATgccgggcctgctacacatacaagtatcCAAGCATCTaagttggcccagcccaaatCGAAGACACGCGCATAAGGAAGCATAACATGGCGCGTCAAAATCACGCGCTCAACACAAACGGTTAcgtatggcagactcttccacttcctccacttcttccacttctcaaaacgCTTCGAAACCAAGGAAACGCTCCCATTTTCGAGcaaaaatcaaagttcaaaatatacaaatcgttgttcgaaacctccatcaaaacaacatcaaactctccgtgaagaatctgaagagaaAACGAAGCAAATACACTCAACGTAAGTTCATCAAGATTACTGTatattttagttttcttctacgtcgttcttctagggtttacTGTGCTATTATTCTCGCTTCTTTGTCACactgttctaagttctacgtcattcttctaagttctacgtcgttctacATTCTTGTTCTAAGTTCTCTTGCTACTGTTGTTGATTTTTGGGGCTTTATTCcgtagattgggggttgaataCTGTTTGAACTTGTAATGTGACTTGATAttgatgcatgtttgagtgatatctcactgatatatatgaatgtatctgaataatatctatctcactgttatcaatgggtgtatctgattcttacatatgggtgtatcttactcttatcaatgggtgtatctgactcatatatgcgtgtatcttactgatatctgaattaatttgatattgaagcatgtttgagtgataactgactgatatatatggatttatatgaataatatctatgggtgtatctcccTGTTAACAATGAGTGTATCGGATTCttacatatgggtgtatcttactgttattagaccttgtaatgttgcttgatattgaaacatgtttgactgatatctgactgatatatatgaatgtatctgaataatttcaatgggtgtatctcactgttatcaatgggtgtatctgattcttacatatgggtgtatcttactgttactaATGGGAGTATATTTGTGTGTATTTTTTGTTTCAGacaaaatggcagcaagaaaccaaacgaaagaccttaagtgtgccacacatctcctgagtgataagttcagaaacatgGCTGAGGAGAAGAAGGCAATTGTCAGGGATCTCGGATTTGGTGGGTTGATGCACGTCCCACCTctaagggtggatcaccaactcttaagggaactggcaaacaacttcaaacttggggagaacagactgaagacaggatatggttctttccaaataacaccaaagacaataggtgatgcgcttggcatcaatgcaacaggtaactagctcaaaattataggtgtatattaagctcatgcttgggtgtatttaaggttgatgcttgggtgtTTTTGAACCGAttttgatactttgttgttttcttttttgtaggaaatctgtttcctgagaaagttgagtataagCAACTTTATAAGCaactttctgatgatgacaaaataatttatagaagattccagggtaagaccctcaaaagtcttaccgatgaaatgatggaaatcggcgttggcagcgaagaggaacgcctgatgttcaagaggatattcatcctctacatacagatggcgttccttttgccaacgacgataaacaaaatatcgcccgtgcacctcgccccaatttttaagatggacggcataTCGGAGAGAAACTGGGGGGCGCATGTTTTGACCTTCTTGATCAAAGGCATCACAGACTACCAGgataagaagaagaaggcaattgatggctgcctctttgccctcatgataatatactttcatctttctgaaaacaaaggcaagaagagggccgaaagaccaccaaagccttggattgccaactggactaaggagaagttggtggaaagaatgactgcagaaaaagaagaaattttggtaagtaaacataatatgttgcttgtattttatttacctgaatgctgctagctaaaatatctcatgtttcaggggattgtgaagatggcggagacaagagcaagagaaaaaatgaaagaaaaagaaaaaaaagaaaaaaaacaagaaataaaaaaaacaaaaaaaaggaaggcgagtccaacatcgtcttcggagacagaaacagctactgacagtgacacttctacctctgagtctgagactcaacAAGACTCGGAGGATTCAGCAAGAAAACACCccatcaaaaaggggaaaaagtaagtaccatacttgggggtaatttctttttcgagttgggtgtatcttgttgatcacgttgggtgtatttttagtatgttctaaataatcactgtttgccttccagaatggactccagaaaaagaaagcagaggcaagaggagccagattctgattcagaatctgaatatGAACaaagtgatgagtaatgtcctgaaattattactcctttcttttggcttcattataaagatttcgtgtattaactgaagtgtctgttattaacttataggagtgaagaatcatcacctgcagagaaggagaaggagaagaaaaaaacaaaaacaacaccaaaaaagtaagcacttctttgcataatattctgtgataaaattaattttttatttctgattggtactcttttttttccacccagaacacaaccaaaaaagaaaaaagttctcgtggaggattcacctcctaAAGAAGACCAATACTTtgacgggtacagtacctcgtaagctatattaccgtctatcatcgtaattatttttgttaacatcttcttttatgaatgtagtgagacatatgaaatatcaagtgacgaaCTGGATGAATGGCTAGGCCAAAACgttgataaatctgctgcagaggggtatgtcttgatGGCCTgtctatttcatattttgttgtgttttgtatgctaataattgtttcttgtttcgcagggagaaccaacctgacctgcgatcgacagaaggttgCTATGTGtcgtctgaaacgtaagaagctttattatttaataaaatcttgttatcatgatttgggtgtgtcttgtggaaccatttgggtgtattgcgtggatcaagttgggtgtatgttgtctAATAAGTTGGAATATTAACTTTGTTGTGTTGCTTGGATCAAATCTGTCTTAgaataccggctgtgaacttgggaactgatgctccttcctctcaaggaaacacagaacagagtagtgtaaaccagccgtcacagagcatgtaatttctctttcaaataaccgttacttttgttcttctattacccttctacttctaattctgtatatattttttttagaaaaaaaatccctttattattttattcaagaaaaaaaaggcaggaaaaaaaagcaaaaactgcaagtatgtaagttctcaaaaaaacaaagcctgtcttctttttgaattgttcgggtgtatttcttgaatttctttgggtgtattttaggttgagtccgtctgattcgaatatgatggttgtgagggaacagacaccgtccgaagcgcttgcaatgtgagttttacaataatattcaaccttataaccttattattttcaaaggcgttgttaacctttcatttttcttcttgtttagagtcccaattcaggtttttgtgccggcatcccaaacaaccactgagacagattttgaaccaacccctatgctacagattgaagggactacagaaacgtaagaaatagtattgagtgtatatttgtttggagtttgggtgtatattagctaacagtttgggtgtatattgttcctgattaGTTTCTTTTACGCcgtgattaattttttgtaactgtgcagcactcctgaaacccccaaacaacttcaagagaccacacccacggttcccccagctccaactaaagtgtaagttcatcagactaaaatcaatctttgcttatcatctgtatattcttattcttattcttattcttatacatgatgacgcagtcatccagacgcagaagacgctgctgccctgttgatgatggcacggacagcttCCTATGTTCCGAAAACAGATCCAggggtgccatcattcagccttggattgactgattcaagccaggagggggcgtcaacgcaggagacagaaagggaaAAATCTCCAGAAGCTGCGAATTTGATAGAACAATTGGACAGTTTGGTCCAAAGAATAGCAAGCAGCGCAACGAAGGGAAAAACACaagtccacaaattcagagggagactgggggagaaagttctgcaaagtttgaaactcctcGGGGATTATATCAGATtacggatgatatgaaacaaaagtgctacatctgggggacaagactgaaggaagatgcagatggcaatactaacgagtatgaggaaatgtgcactctgattggccaaggaaaatacattttgatgagaatgcaccttgcttccctccaggcaaaaagtgatatagaatctcaggtaatattataataagattcatgtttttacaccaaagtcaatTACAATGcttattaatgtaaaattgatttcggcatatatttctagattgtatctgccatctgcctcatcctcaacaacaaaaatgaaaagagatttcaagaacaaatatactgtctcccccccgatattgtggtaagtcTTACTTCTACGAACttcgggtg contains:
- the LOC140181481 gene encoding uncharacterized protein; this encodes MADSSTSSTSSTSQNASKPRKRSHFRAKIKVQNIQIVVRNLHQNNIKLSVKNLKRKRSKYTQHKMAARNQTKDLKCATHLLSDKFRNMAEEKKAIVRDLGFGGLMHVPPLRVDHQLLRELANNFKLGENRLKTGYGSFQITPKTIGDALGINATGNLFPEKVEYKQLYKQLSDDDKIIYRRFQGKTLKSLTDEMMEIGVGSEEERLMFKRIFILYIQMAFLLPTTINKISPVHLAPIFKMDGISERNWGAHVLTFLIKGITDYQDKKKKAIDGCLFALMIIYFHLSENKGKKRAERPPKPWIANWTKEKLVERMTAEKEEILGIVKMAETRAREKMKEKEKKEKKQEIKKTKKRKASPTSSSETETATDSDTSTSESETQQDSEDSARKHPIKKGKKMDSRKRKQRQEEPDSDSESEYEQSDE
- the LOC140181666 gene encoding uncharacterized protein, producing MLQIEGTTETTPETPKQLQETTPTVPPAPTKVHPDAEDAAALLMMARTASYVPKTDPGVPSFSLGLTDSSQEGASTQETEREKSPEAANLIEQLDSLVQRIASSATKGKTQVHKFRGRLGEKVLQSLKLLGDYIRLRMI